A region of the Mycobacterium sp. NBC_00419 genome:
ACGGGCTCTCCGACAGCCTTCATTCGGCCGGCGACAGTGTGCACGGCGTCCCACTGATCGGCGACACCATGTCCAAACCGCTGCGCGCGGCCGGCGAGGCGGCGCTCGATCTGGCCGGGGCCGGCCACGAGCTGGACACCACGGCGGCGTGGCTGGCGGTGCTGCTGGCGATCGCGGTCGCCGCCCCGCCGATCCTGGCGGTAGGCATGCCGTGGTTGTTCCTGCGGATCCGGTTCTTCCGGCGCAAGTTGACGGTGGTCGCGCTGGCCAGGACGAACGCCGGGGTGCAGCTGCTGGCGCTGCGGGCCCTGGCCAACCGTCCGCTACGCAAGCTGACCGAGATCAGCCTCGATCCGGTCGGGGCGTGGCGGCATGACGATCCGATGGCGGTCCGGGGGCTTGCCGCCCTGGAACTGCGGTCGGCGGGCGTCGGGCCGCCGCGGTACTGGCGAAGCCCCGGGGCCTAGTTCTGCAGGGATCCGGGCGGCCAGTCGACGCCGATCTCGTCGCAGATCGGCGGAATGATGATGAGCGATCCGCGCGGGCTGCAGAACGGCGTGCCCGGCGGCGGCCCCGAGGGTGCCGGTGGGGCGTTGCGGACCGGCGGTGTATTTCCGGCGTAGATGAAGCTGCCCAGCGGATTGCCCTTGAGGTCGACCATCGTCACATTGCCCGTGCCGGGCGGCACGTAGTACCAGGTGTGGCAGGTGTTCATGTCCCAGCGGATGTTGTCGAACGGCAATGTCTGACCCGGGCACCAGCCGTTGCCCTGCTCAGGAACTGCCTGTGCGGTGCCGGTGCCCACTGCTGCGAGCGCAGCGATCGCCGCTCCGGCCGCGACGGCTACCGCTGCGTGCCGCGAAATTGATGCCATTACTTCGTTCCCATCATCTGGTGCTCTGTCGACATCCAGTTCACCGGCGCATCGGTGCTACCGATCCCAACAAATTGTCTACAGCGTCAATCGGCGGACGAAGGGCTTTCGTTAGGCCGTCAGAACTTCAGCATCGCGCCGGCGTCGACCTTGAACTGGCTGCCGGTGATGTAGCGCGACTCGTCGGAGGCCAGAAAGCACACCACCGCGGAGATGTCCTCGGGCTCGACATACGGCACCGGCATGGCCTGCATCATGGGGAACACCAGCAGGGCGTCGTCGCGGGTCGGGTTGTCCAGGTCGGGCCGGAACTGCTTGTACATCGGGTCGCTGTTGAGCATGTTGGTGTTGCAGTTGGTCGGGTGAATCACGTTGGCCCGGATCGACATTGGCGCCAGCTGCCCGGCGAGCTGCTTGGTGTAGGAGTCCACCAACTGCTTGGCGTAGCTGTATCCCGCACCGCCGGGGCCGCCCGGCCCGCCTGCCCCGGCGGGTTGGCTGTTGGCGATCAAGGCAGCGATCGAGCCGGTGGTGATGATCGATGCGCCCGCCTTCAGATATGGCAGCGCGGCATGGACGGTGTTGACCACACCGACGAAGTCGACGTCGAAGGCATCGGCGAACGCAGTGATCGGCAGCCCGTCGCCCAGCGGGCAGATGCCGGCGTTCGCGACGACGATGTCCAGACTGCCGCCGAGTTCGGCCACCGCATTGGCCAGTTCGACGGCCACTGCCGCTCGATCGCGGACGTCGACTTGCGCCGTCACCGCCCGCCGGCCGGTCTTTTCGACTTCCAGGCCCGCCTCTTCGAGGTCATGGGGTGTAGCCAGCGGATAGCCGTTGGTCTCGATGTCCCGGCAGATGTCGAAGAGGATGACGTCGGCGCCTTCTTCGGCCAGCTTGACCGCGTGACTGCGGCCCTGCCCACGGGCCGCACCGGTCACCAGAGCGACTTTGCCCTGCACTCGTCCCATATCGATGCCTTTCGGGTTACCGGCCAGCGGCGTAGCACTGGGCATGCCCGACGCATTTGGCTTGATCCAAGCGAACGCACATGCGGCACAACCTTTCTGACAGGTGTGAGGCGTCCATCTCCCATTCCGGGGCTGGCGCCCAGGTGGGTGGTAATCAGCTTACCGACAGAGCCCGTCGCGCCGACGGGGTTTTGACCGATCGATCCGACGTTGACCCCGCGGGGGCTGCACAACGACATGCCCTGCGGCCGCCCCGGCGACGAGGGCGCGGGCGCCAGTAGAGGCGGGGTGTCCCCGGCGTAGCTCAGCCTTGACAGCAGTGCGGCCTAGCCCGCATCATAAATCAATCAAGCGATCGATTAAATGAGTGCTCGACCGTCTGCTGTGCATCGTTTCCACGGAACCGCCTGTCACAGAGTCGCTTTGGGATACAGGAGGTTCACCATGACCGCGACCGCCCTACCCGGAGAGTGGGTCAAGAACGCCCCCGGTCTCGACGACCTGGCAGGCGAGTACAACCTGCGAATCTCCACCGACCGCTACCGCTCGCAGGAGTACGCCGAGCGCGAACGCGAGGCGATCTGGATGAAGACCTGGCAAGTCGCCGGCCGCGCCGACGAGCTGCCCAAGGTGGGTGACTGGAAGGTTCACGCGATCCTCGATCAGTCCTTCATCATCGTGCGGGGCAAGGACGAGAAACTCCGCGGATTCGTCAATGCCTGCCGGCACCGCGGCAACATGTTGTGCCAGGGCACCGGCAACGCCAAGCGCGGTTTCCTGTGCCAGTACCACCTGTGGTCCTACGACCTCGAGGGCAAGCTCAAAGGCCTGCTGCGCGAAGCCGAGGCCGGCCCGCTCGACAAGAGCGAGAACGGGTTGATCGAGGTGCCGGTGGACACGTTCGGCGGGTTCGTCTTCCTCAACCCGGACCCCGCGGCCCCGCCGCTGGCCGAGTGGCTCGGCCACGAGGCGATGTCCACGCTCGAGCCGTACCACCTCGAGCAGAT
Encoded here:
- a CDS encoding mycofactocin-coupled SDR family oxidoreductase, with the translated sequence MGRVQGKVALVTGAARGQGRSHAVKLAEEGADVILFDICRDIETNGYPLATPHDLEEAGLEVEKTGRRAVTAQVDVRDRAAVAVELANAVAELGGSLDIVVANAGICPLGDGLPITAFADAFDVDFVGVVNTVHAALPYLKAGASIITTGSIAALIANSQPAGAGGPGGPGGAGYSYAKQLVDSYTKQLAGQLAPMSIRANVIHPTNCNTNMLNSDPMYKQFRPDLDNPTRDDALLVFPMMQAMPVPYVEPEDISAVVCFLASDESRYITGSQFKVDAGAMLKF